One genomic segment of Microcella indica includes these proteins:
- the dnaJ gene encoding molecular chaperone DnaJ — MADHYEVLGIDRGASADEVKKAYRRLARELHPDVNPSGEAAERFKQVTHAYDVLSDPQQRQQYDMGGSGGMGGASGFGGFGDIFETFFGGGQSQRGPRSRRERGQDALLRVEVELDEIIFGTHREIEVDTAVLCETCNGSCCSPGTEPATCDICRGSGQIQRTVRSLLGNVLTSSPCGTCRGYGTVIPSPCPTCAGQGRVRARRTVAVDIPAGVDTGLRIQLPGQGEVGPAGGPNGDLYLEMKVKTHETFSRNGDDLLATVEVQMADAILGTTVTLPGLDGDVSVELKAGTQSAEIITIKDRGITRLRGSGRGDLKIGVQVVTPARLNSKETELIKQFAASRRPVPPQFATFQQGLFSKLRDRFLNL, encoded by the coding sequence GTGGCAGACCACTACGAAGTGCTCGGAATCGATCGCGGTGCGAGCGCCGATGAGGTGAAGAAGGCGTACCGACGCTTGGCGCGCGAGCTGCACCCCGACGTCAACCCGAGCGGGGAGGCGGCTGAGCGGTTCAAGCAGGTCACGCACGCCTACGACGTGCTGAGCGACCCGCAGCAGCGCCAGCAGTACGACATGGGCGGCAGCGGCGGCATGGGCGGAGCATCCGGATTCGGAGGCTTCGGCGACATCTTCGAGACGTTCTTCGGCGGCGGCCAGTCGCAGCGCGGCCCCCGGTCGCGCCGCGAGCGCGGCCAGGATGCCCTCCTGCGCGTCGAGGTCGAGCTCGACGAGATCATCTTCGGCACCCACCGCGAGATCGAGGTCGACACGGCCGTGCTCTGCGAGACCTGCAACGGCTCCTGCTGCTCGCCCGGCACCGAGCCTGCCACGTGCGACATCTGCCGCGGCTCCGGCCAGATTCAGCGCACCGTGCGCAGCCTCCTCGGCAACGTGCTCACCTCGTCGCCGTGCGGCACCTGCCGCGGCTACGGCACCGTGATTCCGAGCCCGTGCCCCACGTGCGCCGGCCAGGGCCGCGTGCGCGCGCGCCGCACGGTCGCCGTCGACATTCCCGCGGGAGTCGATACGGGCCTGCGCATCCAGCTGCCCGGCCAGGGCGAGGTCGGCCCGGCCGGTGGCCCCAACGGCGACCTGTACCTCGAGATGAAGGTCAAGACGCACGAGACGTTCAGCCGCAACGGCGACGACCTGCTCGCGACCGTCGAGGTGCAGATGGCCGACGCGATCCTCGGCACGACGGTGACGCTCCCGGGTCTCGACGGCGATGTGAGCGTCGAGCTCAAGGCCGGCACGCAGAGCGCCGAGATCATCACGATCAAGGATCGGGGCATCACGCGACTGCGCGGCTCCGGCCGCGGTGATCTCAAGATCGGCGTGCAGGTCGTCACCCCGGCCCGTCTCAACAGCAAGGAGACCGAGCTCATCAAGCAGTTCGCCGCGAGCCGTCGGCCCGTGCCGCCGCAGTTCGCGACGTTCCAGCAGGGGCTCTTCTCCAAGCTGCGCGACCGGTTCCTCAACCTGTAG